The DNA region ACTCAAAGCATGTGTGGATTTTTGAGACTGCCAAAGAAATTCCCTTAAAAGACCAATTAAACTGGAGAACCAAATTGGCTAGTTCGGTATGCTCAGCAGTGGCAGTATTGTCTCTGATGACCTACAAAGTCTTGGAATGTGAGTTCCTCCTTCTACTCAGAGATACACAGAGTCCTTAGGCTccagaacagaaaaataattcCAAGATTCCCACAGTAGTAATGTAAATCCCAAGGGAATTGGGTGCTTGTCAGAGGAAACATCATCCTTCATCATGGACCCACTCGGGCTCAACAGCTCTGGACTTTCCTGAGGGACAAATTAGTGCCAGAAAAACATTTTGGCCTCTAAACATGTAGTTTTCCAGCTCAGCTATGGAGCAATTCAGAAAATCCTGagtttctcattctctttgtttctGGAAACTGGCTTGGCCATAATTATTACTTGAACTGTCCTGCATAGTCGTGATAGCAGTTTTCTGCACAACTCTGATGTATTCTCATCCTCgaagtgtatgtatgtatgcatatatatgtgtgtgtatatatacactatgCATGTGCGTACACAGAGATTGAATTCAGCCTTTTTCCTACTCCAGGAGTATTGTTACTATGAAGGACGCATCCTAAATGAGAAAGATTCTGTTGCAAGCATCAGTACCTGTGATGGGCTGAGGTGAGAACCACAGTAAAACAAGTACAGAGCAAGCACCATTTTGCTACACAAAGATAGTCTGACTATTACTTATATTGCTTAATATtatggtactttaaaaaaaaaatcacttaaacgCTGTTTCTCTCCCTAAATATCCATATTGGCTCgggacaaagctgggagctgggaactcaatccaggtctccatgtgctCTGCAAAAAATCCACTTATCATAACTGCCCCCGGAGTCTGCAAGAGGAGGAGGGTGAAGTTAGGACCACAGCCTGGTCTCAAAATTCAAGTGCTTCAGTATGAGACATGGGCATTCTAACTGCCAAGCAAAACAGATTCTTTAAACTACTACTAGCCCTAACTGCAGCCCTCAGGGTTAACtgctaatattttttcttttctgagcttaTTATCTAGATATGCCTATACTGTGTTTCTCTTCATATTTCTAAGATAAACCAATGTTTGTTACATGCATAATGAAAACCTATTTACCAAGCTTATGGTGCAAATCTCAAATCTACCTTGAAATCCTGGTGCAGATTTCTCTGAGTAAGTAAGATAGGCTTCAAGATAGGCTTCAACAGTGACAAACACCAATTATAACTTACTAAGAGGGAGCTGAGATGCCTATGAGTGAAGGCTGTACTGTGAGACTGCGATGGATTCGCAGAGTTGTCAACCACTGCTGAGCAGTGTGACGCTGTGTGCCAGGGAATCCTGAAATACGGGTCTGTGTATTTCAGAGGATACTTCACCCATCACCATCAAAGCTATCTGATACAGCCCCTGAAAGGCACGGACCAGGCAGAACACGCTATCCTTACATACAATCAGGAGGAACTGCACACAGCCAACTACACATGTGGTGTGAGACATGTTGGCAGGAAACGTGGTCCTGTTCGAAAGTCTAGGTCACCCAAAAGTGCAAAGGTAAGCAGAGTTTTCCTGTATCATCTTGTATTCCAAGGGGTTCATCATCACATAGCATCTATTGGTGTGTTCAGCAACAAGTAACAGGTGTACATGCTGTAAGTTATTTATCTGTAGATTAATTTTGCTCTGGagaaattaatggaaaatattCACACGGTCAATAATGCAAATCTCGAATTTGTCTTGGTAATCGTTGAGAATTTGAGAAAATAATATAGGCTTTACTAGTGACAAACTTTAACTTCAATAAAAGGTCGTATTTCAATGAAAGGTTTTTGAGTAAAGGCTATATATGCGAGACTAGTAAGCTTTTGGGTCTTTCAGAATCAAAGTAACTTTATAATGTTTTTTTATCCTTCGTAAAGCAAGAAGACTTTCTTCAGGCACAAAAATACCTTGACCTGTTTTTGGTGCTCGATAACACCTTTGTAAGTATGAAATGTTAAACTCTGGGCCAGTTTAGTCCATGCTGAAGTAACTTAAGCTGAAGCAAACAATGAGTGATTTTTGCTAATAAGGCAAACTTGAACATACTGGAAATTCTGCCTTTTCAGCAATATTTGCACTCTTATTCCATGAAATAGCTACCTATCAAATATTGAGAACCAGTAATATACcaagggacttcaaaaagctaatggaaaaataattaagatgttTGCTTTgtgagaaaacaaattttaaatgtatgtgtAGGTTTTTGATAGTATATATTCTCCATGAAtttctgaagaccccttgtagatatggatttcaaaatgttcttgcaACAAATCTCTAAATTTCAGgttccataaactttttgtaGTCCCCTTATGCCTGTTAACATATAGCTATAGGGAATTATCTAAAAATACATTAAGAGTGGTTGAATTTTTTAGCATTAAGTatgaatatattaatataaatatgaCATAACATTCAACTGAAAAGTTAACAAGTTTACATCAATATCTCAATTTCTCATACCAAAAGATTCTTACTTAAAAGAGAATTAATCGAAACAAAGACCTTAATTATAGTCCTTAACAATATATAATGAATTATATTAACATGTaacatttttcttcaaatgtGAAACTGTATCCCATTACCTTTCTCACTTTAGTATTTAATTGCACTTCTTGCTTTGTATTTTACAGTATAATATACATGAGGGAAATATAACTCACATGAGAAGCTTTGTGTTCAATGTGCTGAACCTACTCAATGTGGTAAGACATTGATAATGTGAACTTGTGTTTTTACTTGGGCCTGTAACTTCCACTTGACCTCATCAGTTAGAATCACAGTGCCTTACGGCCAACAGTTCTGGTAAATTTTAGCATGAGAAGTCTCAACGTCAAGTTAAAAATCACACAAATTAACAGCAAAAGCAAATTCTAGGTTTCCATGTTCAAAATGGAAGTTTATCATTTGTAGTTCTCATCACTTAGTCACCCCATCACTGATCAATCACAACTGAATCAACTAGGAAACAGGCAACATTTTCATGAAGAAAACTGCTCTTTCCACAGATTTACAATACCATAGATGTTGAAGTGACCTTGGTGGGTATGGAAATCTGGTCTGACAGTGATAAGATCAAGGTGGAACCTAACATAGGCACCACATTTAACAACTTCCTGAAATGGCATAAATCTAACCTGGGGAAAAAGATGGTGCATGACCATGCCCAACTTCTCAGGTGAGCATCTACACTGCCCTGGCGGGATCCCAAATAGGCTGAGGGAACGGTCACCCTCCAGATTCCTCTGCAGGGATTTCCGCTCAATTCTTCCTCCTCATTTACATACCAACTGCCTGACATTCAGCCTTTAACAATTCCCTCCAGCGCCCCCTATCAAATCAATAAAATGGGCTCTTTAGTATAAAATAGCCAGCTCTGATCACTACAATGCTCTGGGATAAGCTTTCCTGAGGCTTAGGGCAAAGGACAAGGATGGGTTAACAAGGGAAACGTACAGCCTAACAAAAGCTAATGGTTCTAAAGACTAAGACTgagtgtgtgtctgactttcacaCAGCGGAGTAGCCTTCAACAATCGCCGTGTTGGAATGGCAGCCTCAAACTCCTTGTGTTCTTCATCTTCGGTTGCTGTTATTGAGGTGTGTAAGCTTGTAATATGTCTCCCTGTGGTTCTGTATCTTCCATGAATAATGTCAAATGCAGAGTTGGCACAGTGAGGCTGTGCCAGAGCAATCAATATATTCTAGAAAGATTTGTTGGCTTATCGAACAGAATATCTCCCTCACAACAGCTCTGCTGGAAGGCTTCACCCTTTACTGCATGGTTTACTGGAAACTTATGGTAACTGGCTATACAAACAATTATTAAGCATGGATTCTATGACTGTATTTATAGGACTAAATCACTTCAAATTATCATTCAAcaacttaggttttttttttcatttttttttttttaatttttgtttttcatgatacggttccttaggctcagggatttccttttTCACAGCCCCATCCTCCCTCTCTTCATTGTTTTCCCCTATagcaacagtatagttcttcaaacagTCACAAGTGCATCATTTTGCTATATAGGAGCATTCTGACATTGAGACATGgctaaagaaactatggtacatccttctatggaacactactcagccatcgAAAACAATCAAATCCTattgtttgcaacaaaatggtcccaactcactatgctcagtgaaataagccaatccaaaaagaaCCAATATCatgttctgatataaggcaacattcattgAAAATATCAATTAAATAGCTATATAGGCAAACATCATATGCATAATTTTCAATAGATAAACTGTGCAATGAAAACCAGTAAACTGGATGTAAAGATGTGTTGtggaatgcatctctactcccaaataaaaggactccccttttgctatttaagtgaatCATGACATTGTAAGTCTAGACAAAAGTTCATCCAcatattgtcaagacacattaaCCGTTTCATTGTAATAAGCAGAGGTAGGGAAAACAGGGAAAGAGCCTCATGGCTTGTGTTTGTCGTCTCTCACGCTATGTGTTTCAACACTGTACACTGGCAAAAACTGAGAAACGAAATAAGTATTGTTTTTTTCCAGGCTGAAAGAAAGAATAATGTAGCTCTTGTGGGAGTGATGTCACATGAGTTGGGCCATGTACTTGGCATGCCTGATATTCCATATGACACCAAGTGTCCCTCTGGCAGCTGTGTAATGAATCAGTATCTGAGGTGAGACTATGTCATGcttgagaaaaaaatattacCAATTCTTCAGATGTTTGTCTATGTATTCATGTTTTGGATGAATTTTAGACCCAAGCCTATATGTTGTTCATTCAAACACTAGTCTCTTTATACATAGGTGTTCCATAAATTATAGAGGTCCTTCAAGATTTCCAAATATTCCCAGGTGAAATTTATAAGTATGtgaactacattttaaaataatttattgattGATATCACAGCCTATTAGCCTAATAAAGGCACCAAAATTTTCTGCATATTTCTATGGATCAATCACCCCATTTTACACAATTATTTATGTTATTGTTAGCCACTTTGCAATGGCTTGGAACAGAAGATAGAGCTAAACATATTCTGCGGTGTTCATAAATTAAGAATAAGATGTCCATAGAACCTAGAACCCTGATAATTTCCCTTCACTCCTTCATTCTTACGTCATTTACCTCTATTTCCAGGAAAGGTAAGTGGATGATAACAAACAGTATATTCATCACTGTTATCATTTAAGATGGTACTAAATGCACACAGTGATTTAAATGATTCTAGTACAACAGCTAGATCTATGGGAAACATTCTTAGTCACGTAATATACATGCTTGATCACCCTCTACATATGCCTAAAATTACTGAATTTGGAATTTCTTTTGAACCAGTTATGTAAGTCAGATTCTAATATAGATCATACACAACTAGCAGTATCGTAGACCAAACTCTTCTTCTGCTTACAGTTCAAAATTCCCAAAGGATTTCAGTACAATCTGCCGCACACATTTTGAAAGTTATCTTTTATCTCAAAAACCGAAGTGCCTGTTGCAACTATCAGCTCCTAGAAATGGGACAATACCAGTGTGTGGGAATCAACTTCTGGAAGTGGGAGAAGACTGTGATTGTGGCTCTCCTAAGGTACGAGATTCTTTTACAGTAATCATATTTACTTGTccacatatttctgaaatgcACCATGCTATGCTATTAATTATAAGTTTACAAAGCATTTTAATGGTAAATCTTTTCATAGTTTTGGTGTCTTGgaattatttttcagaatttgTATAGCAATTTTTCCATCATATAACTGgctttttataaaatatgtttgCCACAAATACAACACAGATTCAATTGAAACACCCaatatcaagattttttttctaaaggccTGTGACATTTTCAGAACATAAAATGTTATCCTAAAACATAAGCTTCCCTTCATATTTCTCTGGAACGTCATATATAAAATCAATGTTTCCCCCATGTTGAATTTTAACTCGAaagtattttcttgtttttcttcatgCTGTGCATTATTTTACTATAGCTTAGACTCAATCACTACTAGTTTTGATGtccttaaaaat from Ochotona princeps isolate mOchPri1 chromosome 11, mOchPri1.hap1, whole genome shotgun sequence includes:
- the ADAMDEC1 gene encoding ADAM DEC1; translation: MSQLPAVASMTWVLLSVLWLIFQTQALATKQTSELTLYEVVHPRKLHSLHKREIENGTQRHGDEEKYESEIKYQIRLKGEEIILQLQKTKHLLGPNYTETSYSPRGEEIITSPPDLEYCYYEGRILNEKDSVASISTCDGLRGYFTHHHQSYLIQPLKGTDQAEHAILTYNQEELHTANYTCGVRHVGRKRGPVRKSRSPKSAKQEDFLQAQKYLDLFLVLDNTFYNIHEGNITHMRSFVFNVLNLLNVIYNTIDVEVTLVGMEIWSDSDKIKVEPNIGTTFNNFLKWHKSNLGKKMVHDHAQLLSGVAFNNRRVGMAASNSLCSSSSVAVIEAERKNNVALVGVMSHELGHVLGMPDIPYDTKCPSGSCVMNQYLSSKFPKDFSTICRTHFESYLLSQKPKCLLQLSAPRNGTIPVCGNQLLEVGEDCDCGSPKACTNACCEARTCKFKPGTDCGDTRKPVTK